One region of Salvia miltiorrhiza cultivar Shanhuang (shh) chromosome 3, IMPLAD_Smil_shh, whole genome shotgun sequence genomic DNA includes:
- the LOC131015720 gene encoding importin subunit alpha-1a-like — translation MAPLRRSKRLKAKATSTSEVDRFYTREKKPRDREPPSRLPSAADRDLDLQLVMSGILSDDSKLQLDSTTQLLNLVSVEDNPNPMIDQVVQLGAVPRFVEFLKRDDYPQLQFKAILVLKNIAAANTQVVINSGAVPVFVKLLESSSHDLQTCEQVAWSLGNIAGESFSCCDVVLNCGALRPLLVKTCYYHNA, via the exons ATGGCACCACTACGACGGAGCAAAAGGCTGAAGGCGAAGGCGACGTCGACGTCGGAGGTTGATCGTTTCTACACTCGCGAGAAGAAGCCCCGTGACCGTGAACCCCCCTCACGATTGCCTTCTGCTGCTGATAGG GATTTAGATTTACAATTAGTGATGTCTGGTATCCTTTCTGATGATAGCAAGTTGCAGCTTGATTCTACTACGCAATTGCTAAATTTAGTTTCTGTTG AAGACAACCCTAACCCTATGATTGATCAAGTTGTACAACTAGGAGCTGTTCCTAGATTTGTTGAATTCCTCAAGAGGGATGATTATCCACAACTTCAG TTTAAAGCAATACTCGTTCTAAAGAATATTGCTGCTGCCAACACTCAAGTGGTGATCAACTCTGGGGCGGTCCCTGTTTTTGTGAAACTGCTGGAATCATCTTCTCATGATCTTCAAACCTGTGAGCAG GTCGCGTGGTCTTTAGGAAATATTGCTGGTGAATCATTTAGCTGTTGTGATGTTGTCCTTAATTGTGGAGCCTTGCGTCCTCTTCTTGTTAAAACATGCtattatcataatgcatag
- the LOC131015719 gene encoding importin subunit alpha-4-like: protein MLLPGRGVAMPLIRSAPQQLQQRRSCRCCLTEMKNRDLLSTLLTLSEKHNNSLSFLRIATRTLTNIFETLTNISGGAPKVPLEQVLFAIRTFKSLLDLKDEEVLKEACWALFYISHYKNGIETTMYKDEDVCFKLAYLFDHAPLIVLFPALRAITSIVLGAYWNMDRRVLLLRGLCVGAMMRKDIQPFFKKDKRCHDQFAFEMQNFNPSFRKAVWLPHSEK, encoded by the exons ATGTTGCTGCCTGGCCGTGGCGTGGCGATGCCGTTGATCAGATCCGCGCCGCAGCAGCTGCAGCAGCGGAGGAGTTGCCGCTGCTGTTTGACG GAAATGAAGAACAGAG ATTTACTTTCAACACTTCTCACTTTGTCTGAAAAGCATAACAACAGCCTTTCTTTTCTGAGAATTGCTACCCGGACTCTGACTAATATCTTTGAGACTCTCACTAATATCTCTGGGGGAGCACCTAAAGTTCCATTGGAGCAG GTTCTGTTTGCCATTCGGACTTTTAAGTCTCTCCTTGATTTAAAAGATGAAGAGGTCTTGAAAGAAGCTTGTTGGGCATTGTTTTATATATCTCACTATAAAAATGGAATAGAAACAACCATGTATAAAGATGAAGACGTATGTTTCAAGCTTGCCTATCTTTTTGA CCATGCACCTCTGATTGTGCTTTTTCCTGCACTTCGGGCAATCACATCAATTGTTCTTGGAGCTTATTGGAATATGGATCGG CGGGTTTTGCTTCTTAGAGGACTTTGCGTAGGAGCCATGATGAGAAAAGATATACAGCCCTTCTTTAAGAAAGACAAGCGTTGTCATGATCAGTTTGCGTTCGAGATGCAGAATTTCAACCCTAGTTTTCGAAAGGCAGTGTGGCTGCCGCATTCTGAGAAATGA